Genomic segment of Candidatus Desulfatibia profunda:
GGCCCAGCCGACAATCAGCAGGCTTCCGCCACCGGCCAGCAAACCTAAGACCGAATCTATAAACGTCACTCCCGGCAGCGCCAGGGCGGCGACAAGGCCGAGGGGAATGCCGGGGATGGTGATGACATTCGGGATGATTTTATGGTCGATATCGATAAAGGTTATGACCAAAAGCGCTGCAATAAAAATAAAATAGATGAGGCCTTCAAAGGTTAAACCAAAGACAAGAAAGACGCTGAGAGCAACGCCTCCGGCCAGCGTTTCCACCAGCGGATAGCGAAAAGATATCGGCGCACGGCAGTGGCGGCATCGTCCTTTCAGCCACAAATAGCTGAAGACAGGAATATTATCGTAATACCGTATCATGCTGCCGCAGCTCGGACACACCGAGCGTGGCGGATCGGCAATCGACTTGGACATCGGAAGCCGAAAGATGCAAACGTTCATGAAACTTCCGATGCACATGCCGAATAAAAAAATATAAATTGCAGTTGCTAGATCTGACGTCATCAATAATTGCACCTAATAAAATTCATTTTAGGTCAGAAATAATCTAATTTGTCTGCGTGTGTCTGTGGCTATAAAATAGTTTGGACACTAATGCATCCAAATGAATAAAAGCAAAAACTGTGAGTTTTTGCAAATCAAGTTTGATGAAAACCAATAACCTCGTTGAGCGTTCATTGTCAAATTGAGGTCAAAGCGTCTTGAATTTATGTTTCGATCGGTGTAATATGTTGAGCGTACAACCCATGAACGTTAAGCAATTCCGATATTCACCGGATAATCTCAGCTACCTGATCTTTGGAAAAGACCTTGCGGTCGCCATTGACGGCGGGGCTGCCGAGG
This window contains:
- a CDS encoding prepilin peptidase, whose product is MTSDLATAIYIFLFGMCIGSFMNVCIFRLPMSKSIADPPRSVCPSCGSMIRYYDNIPVFSYLWLKGRCRHCRAPISFRYPLVETLAGGVALSVFLVFGLTFEGLIYFIFIAALLVITFIDIDHKIIPNVITIPGIPLGLVAALALPGVTFIDSVLGLLAGGGSLLIVGWAYHLLTRKEGMGGGDIKLLAMIGTIVAWKGVLFTIFVSSAVGTLVGLAVMLVKGKNMKFAIPFGPFLSIGAITYIFFGQKIICWYFNMLR